A region of the Pseudarthrobacter sp. MM222 genome:
CGCCTCCCCGGGATTCGCGCAGGGAAAGCATTTCTTCCCGGTCGAGGTCGAGAAATTCATCGGCGTCGAGGAGAAAGACGAAGTCAAAGTCATTGTGCCGAAAAGCATTCCTGTACATCGCAGTCATTTTTTCGTTCTGCTTGAGTGCTTGGTCTTCGTCGATGGAGATCGTCAGCGGCAGTCCCTCAGCCTTCAGCGCCTGCAGAATGTCCATCGTGCCGTCCGTGGACAAATTGTCCGCGATGAACATGTGGTCGACGGCCCTGAGGTTATATCGGACAAACGCCTCGATGATGTCCTCTTCGTTCTTGACCATGGTCAAGCTGACTGTCTGCATCTGCACTCCAAACTATTCCCGGCTGCTGGTCACTGAGCGAGATGCTTGGGCGACGCCGGCCTGGCGATGGACTCATGCTAGCAACTGGGCAGACTCCGGCCGGAATGGGGCTGTTCTGCGCCCTGGGAGTTCCGGAAACGCCGCAGGCCGGATGTCGTGGGACATCCGGCCTGCGGTGCTCATAGCTGTGTTCGGGTCAAGCCGCGTTAATGTGCAGCTGCCTTGACCGCGAGGATGGGGCAGTCCGCTTCCAGGAGGATCTGCTGCGACGTGCTTCCCATGATCAGTTTTCCGACCGGCGTGCGCCTCCGCAGGCCGATGACGATGAGGTCCGCGCGGTACTCGTCGGCGGCCCGCAGTACCTCGTTGGCCGCCTCGTTGCCACGGACCGGCTGCAGGATGTGGTGCTCGATGCCTTCGTCCTTGAGCCTGTCCTCGATGGTGGCAATGGCGTCCTCCTGGGCGTACCGCTTGTCCACGGGGGCGTCACCCCGGGACGAGTTGATGACGACGAGGAGCGCATTGTCCTTGCGGGCTTCAACTATGGCGCGCTCAAAGGCCGCTTCCCCCTCGGGTGTGGGTACGTATCCGACGATGATGCTCACTGTTTCTCCTGTCGCGACCGGCGGGTCTCGCCGGGATCGATGGTGCTTTCGGCATGTTCCGGGCCGTGCGTCGCTCGGCCTGCCGGAGTCGTGGCGGCTGCGTCGTCCGCCGCCTCGTCCCACGCCCGGTCCGGCGTCCGGTCCGGTCCGGCGGTGGCCAGGACGGCCGGCCCGGGCCGTGACTTGCGCCAGAGCTTCAGCAGCAGCGGCCAGACCAGGATGATTGCCACGATGATGTAAATGCCGACGGCGATGGGTTCGCTCCACAGGCCGGAAACGTCACCGGCACTGAGCTGCAGGGTCTTGCGCAGCTGACCCTCCAGGCGGGGGCCCAGGATCACACCGAGGACGAGCGGGAGTACGGGCAGCCCGAACCGGCGCATCATGAACCCGAGCGCGCCCAAGACCAGCAGGAGCACCAGGTCGAACGCCTGCAGGTTCACCGAATACGCGCCCAGCGTGGCAAAGAACAAGATGCCCGCATAGAGGTACGGCCGGGGCAGCTGCAGCAGCTTGGCCCACAGCGGCGCCAGCGGAAGATTGATCAGCAGAAGCAGCAGATTGCCGATGAACAGGCTCGCGATCAGTGCCCACACCAGCGGGCCCTCGCTCTCGAACAGCTGCGGCCCCGGCTGGATGCCGTACTGGGTGAAAGCTGCGAGCATCACAGCGGCGGTGGCGTTGGTCGGCAGGCCGAGGGCAAGCATGGGAGTCAACGTGCCGGCCGCGGCAGCGTTGTTTGCTGCTTCAGGTCCCGCGACGCCCTC
Encoded here:
- a CDS encoding universal stress protein, translating into MSIIVGYVPTPEGEAAFERAIVEARKDNALLVVINSSRGDAPVDKRYAQEDAIATIEDRLKDEGIEHHILQPVRGNEAANEVLRAADEYRADLIVIGLRRRTPVGKLIMGSTSQQILLEADCPILAVKAAAH